The Pseudomonadota bacterium nucleotide sequence GGCCGTGTGACCACCGGCGATGAAGCCGAGGCCGATCCAGTGCCCAAGCGCCGGCGAGTGGGTCACGCCGGTGATCCAGCCCTCGCCGAGGCCGACCGGCTCGTCCTCGCGCATCAGCACACTGCCGGCGTTGAAGGTCTCGTCCCGGTTCTTCG carries:
- a CDS encoding glycine cleavage T C-terminal barrel domain-containing protein yields the protein KNRDETFNAGSVLMREDEPVGLGEGWITGVTHSPALGHWIGLGFIAGGHTAWEGKTAVAADPVRDSSVAVEIVSPHMYDPSGERMHG